ACCACCACGACATCGTCGCGGCCCCGGCCGGCGCCGAACCAGAGTTCGGCGACCACGCAGGCCCGCAGCGGGTTGTCCAGGTACAACGGCAGGTCCAGGGACTCGGCCAGCAGGCTGCGCAGCGGTACGTCGTGCCAGTCCCAGTTCGGGGCGTACACCGACACCCCGCCCTCCCGGTCGACCTGGCCGGGCACGCTGACGCCCGCTCCGAGCACCCGGTCCGGGCCGACACCGGCCGCCTCGAACGCCGCCTGCACCCCCGAGGCGATGTGCGCCACCACCTGCTCGGGCCGGTTCTCCCGGGGGTGCAACTCCTCCTCGACACTGGCCAGTACGCCCAGCGCGGCGTCGAAGAGCTCGACGTGCACGTACGTCTCGGCGACGTCGACGCCCACCAGCACGCCACCGGAGGGGTTGACCGAGACGACGCCCCGGGGACGCCCGCCGCCCGAGTCCTGGAAGCCGACCTCGACCAGCAGGCCCAGCTCCATCAGCTCGCCGATCAGGTTGGCCGCGGTGGCCAGGCTCAGCCCGGTCTCGCTGGCGATCTGCTGGCGGGAAACCATCGGGGCCCCGATGATCCGGCGCAGCACCTCGAAACGGTTGGCTATCCGGATGTCCCTGGAGGTGCGCTTCACGCCGAAACTCTAGACGGTGGAGGCCAGGGTCGATCAGCGCCGCCGTGAGCTGTGGCTCCGGATCGTCGCGCACATCTCATAACACTTAGCGTAAGCACACGAGATAGTGCCGCGCCAGCCCCGGGGGGCACGTCCTTTCGGGCCGGGCCTCTGCTCAGTCCGGCGGTGCCCGCAGCAGGTCGGCGTGGGCCGCGCGCAGCCGGGCCAGCGCCGGATCACTGCCCGGCACGACCCGGCGGTCAAGCTCGGCCCAGACCTGGGCGAGCGCGTCGCTGACCGTCCGCAGCTCGGCCGCGTGCCGGCGGGCACTTTGCCGGTGCAGCTCGTCGAGCCGGCGGGCCCAACCGGCGGTCACCGCACCGACCCGGTCGGCGTCGGCGCGGGCCCGTGCCGCCGTGCGGGCGGCCGAGGCCGGCACGATCGCCGCGATGGGTCGCGGGTCGCCGTCCCTGGTGATCATCGTGACCGCGTCGGCCACCTCGGCCAACGCGACGAGCTGGGTGAG
The nucleotide sequence above comes from Plantactinospora soyae. Encoded proteins:
- a CDS encoding ROK family transcriptional regulator; the protein is MKRTSRDIRIANRFEVLRRIIGAPMVSRQQIASETGLSLATAANLIGELMELGLLVEVGFQDSGGGRPRGVVSVNPSGGVLVGVDVAETYVHVELFDAALGVLASVEEELHPRENRPEQVVAHIASGVQAAFEAAGVGPDRVLGAGVSVPGQVDREGGVSVYAPNWDWHDVPLRSLLAESLDLPLYLDNPLRACVVAELWFGAGRGRDDVVVVNLGTGVGAGLAFGGTLYRGATNSAGEWGHTTLVVDGRLCHCGSRGCVETYVGAPGIMQTLRDLAPNSPLLHPEDQTATIEALAHGVAAGDPVAAKVVTETARYLGVAVADLINLVNPEVIVLSSWVAARLGESLLAEVGAVVAQHALSRPLAATEITLCQIAGNPVSLGAATFALKRFLAGIGTPAGGLIRRV
- a CDS encoding type II toxin-antitoxin system Phd/YefM family antitoxin, producing MAAPAPASDPDPARALPLREVRVRLTQLVALAEVADAVTMITRDGDPRPIAAIVPASAARTAARARADADRVGAVTAGWARRLDELHRQSARRHAAELRTVSDALAQVWAELDRRVVPGSDPALARLRAAHADLLRAPPD